The genomic window GCGGCTGCCGCCCGTAGCGGCCTCGACCATGTCGATCGTTTCCGTACAGGTCACATCGTTGCCCTTGCGTTCGAAGCGTGGGTGCGGGGCCACCTCGAACCGGATGTACAGGTTGCCCCGGCCACCCGGGCCGGCCTGACCGCGCCCTTTGAGCCGGATCTTGAATCCGTTTTCCACGCCTTCGGGGACATCGATCCGGACGACGTCTCGGTCGGGCAGGGTGATCTCTCGTTTGCCGCCCTGGAGCGCCTCCTCGAAGGACAACGCCAGAGCGGACTCGATGTCGGCGCCTGGCGTTCGGCGGGCGCGCCGGCCCGGGGCGGGTTCGCCGCGCTGCTGGTTGAAGAATTGCTCGAACAGGTCCGACATATCCGAGAAGCCTCCGCCAGCTCCAGCATTGGGAGTATCTCCCGTCGTGTCGTAGCGGGCGTAGCCGCCATCGGGGGTACGGTAGAACCCCGACCGCCCGCCGTCGCCATTTAACGGGTTGCCGCCCATGCCGGCGTAGGGGTTCTTCCGCATCACGTCGTACTTTTTCCGCTTCTCGGGGTCGCCGAGAACGTCGTACGCTTCCTGGATCTCCTTGAATCGCTCCTCGGCGCCGGGCTTGCCCGGGTTTTTGTCCGGGTGAAACTGTCTCGCCAGCTTGCGATAGCCCTTTTTGATGGCATCCGCGTCCGCATCCTCGGCGATGCCGAGTACCGTGTAGTAGTTTTTGATCTTTGCGGCCATACGAATTACCAGGATGCGTGATGCGGATGGGTCGAGTTCGGGGCATCAGACCCCGAACCCGTCCCCGCTCCGCGCGCTAAGATACGGCGATTCGGACCGGCTTGCTGCTTTCCGCCTTCGGGACTTCAATCCGGAGCACGCCGTCGCGCATCGCTGCCTTGATGCCCGAGGGGTCGACCTCGGTCGTGAACTCGACCGTACGGGCGAAGCGGCCGGCCCAGCGTTCGCCGCGAACAGGCTTGTCGGTTTCCCCGCGGGGTGTGGCGCGTTCGCCGGAGAGCGCAAGGATTCCCTTTTCGAACGTGATCTCAACCTGTTCATGGGTGAGCCCGGGAAGGTCCACTTCGAGGATAAATCCCTCGGTCGTTTCGACGATATCGAGCCGGGGCGCCCAGGTTGGCGCGCCGTTTTCGCCGTGGATGGCCGGGCCTGCGGCGCGGTTGATGAGGCGATCGACCTCGCGCTGGAGCGAAGGCCGGCGGGAAACGGGGGTAAAATGGATGACTCGGTTCATTGTTGTAGGGGTTTAAGGTTCGGGGTTTAATGTTCGAGGTAAGTGGGTCGCTGTTTCGACTTCCCCCCAGGGGTCAAACCCGGTGCCAGGGTCGGGTTTCGGACATAATTTCAGTTACCGGTATGCCGGGCGTCACACGGACTGGCAGCCGGCCGGGCGGGCTGTCATAGGGGGTCTGACGTCGACGGCGAGAAGGGCTCTTGGGCGTCTGCC from Rhodothermales bacterium includes these protein-coding regions:
- a CDS encoding J domain-containing protein, whose product is MAAKIKNYYTVLGIAEDADADAIKKGYRKLARQFHPDKNPGKPGAEERFKEIQEAYDVLGDPEKRKKYDVMRKNPYAGMGGNPLNGDGGRSGFYRTPDGGYARYDTTGDTPNAGAGGGFSDMSDLFEQFFNQQRGEPAPGRRARRTPGADIESALALSFEEALQGGKREITLPDRDVVRIDVPEGVENGFKIRLKGRGQAGPGGRGNLYIRFEVAPHPRFERKGNDVTCTETIDMVEAATGGSRVIADPYGRSVKVPIAAGMQPGRTLRLKGQGIKTEKGRGDLFVKIEVRIPEKLSEEARTELLDWAARYVVR
- a CDS encoding Hsp20/alpha crystallin family protein, coding for MNRVIHFTPVSRRPSLQREVDRLINRAAGPAIHGENGAPTWAPRLDIVETTEGFILEVDLPGLTHEQVEITFEKGILALSGERATPRGETDKPVRGERWAGRFARTVEFTTEVDPSGIKAAMRDGVLRIEVPKAESSKPVRIAVS